Proteins co-encoded in one Euleptes europaea isolate rEulEur1 chromosome 1, rEulEur1.hap1, whole genome shotgun sequence genomic window:
- the LOC130479418 gene encoding zinc finger protein 665-like, which yields MHVVTGSSRASGSADSKVGSPVGSVTIQVFLVRVVRFWQTFCKAPCALRVPDVREMVREKESARTVVGKNEDKCLECGKCFSCNGSLTMHQRVHTGEKPYKCLECGKCFSQNGNLTKHQKIHTGEKPYKCLECGKCFSQNGSLTRHQKVHTGEKPYECLECGKCFPYNRSLISHQRFHTGEKPYKCLECGKCFSQNSHLTTHQRVHTGEKPYKCLECGKCFSHSSHLAVHQRLHTGEKPYECLGCGKCFSSKGQLTVHQKVHTGEKPYKCLECGKCFPYNSSLISHLKVHTGEKPYRCLEYGKCFSRIDILTTPLRVHTREKPYKCLECGKCFSCNSSLTRHQRVHRGEKPYKCLKCGKCFPYNRSLISHQRFHTEEKPYKCLKCGKCFSQNSHLTTHQRVHTGEKPYKCLECGKCFSRSSHLAVHQRRHTGEKPYECFECGKCFFQNDSLTRHQKVHTGEKPYKCLECGKCFSLNGNLTIHQKLHTGEKPYKCMECGKCFSRIGTLTTHLRVHTGEKPYKCVDCGKCFSRTDTLSTHLRLHTGEKPYKCLECGKCFSRTDTLTTHLRVHRGEAT from the exons ATGCATGTCGTCACCGGCTCTTCCCGTGCGTCTGGATCGGCTGACTCGAAGGTCGgtagcccagtgggatccgtcaccatacaggtcttcctcgtcAGAGTAGTCCGATTCTGGCAGACATTCTGCAAGGCGCCGTGCGCTCTGCGTG TTCCAGATGTGCGGGAGATGGTGAGGGAAAAGGAATCAGCAAGGACGGTTGTGGGAAAAAATGAagataaatgcttggaatgtggaaagtgcttctcctGCAATGGCAGCCTAACGAtgcatcaaagggttcacacaggagagaaaccatataaatgcctggagtgtggaaagtgcttctctcagaatggcaaCTTAACTAAGCATCAAAAG attcacacaggggagaagccatataaatgcctggagtgtggaaagtgcttctctcagaatggcagcctaactagacatcaaaaggttcacacaggggagaagccatatgaatgcttggagtgtggaaagtgcttccctTACAATAGGAGCCTAATTTCACATCAAAGgtttcacacaggggaaaagccatataaatgcctggagtgtggaaagtgcttctctcagaattccCACCTAactacacatcaaagggttcacacaggggagaagccatataaatgcctggagtgtggaaagtgcttctctcacagtAGCCATCTAGCTGTACATCAAaggcttcacacaggggagaaaccatatgaatgcttggggtgtggaaagtgcttctcttccaAAGGCCAACTGACTgtacatcaaaaggttcacacaggggagaaaccatataaatgcttggagtgtggaaagtgcttccctTACAATAGTAGCCTAATTTCACATCTAAAGGTTCACACAGGCGAGAAGCCATATAGATGCCTGGAGtatggaaagtgcttctctcgcaTTGACATCCTAACTACACCTCTAAGGGTTCACACACGGGAGaagccttataaatgcttggagtgtggaaagtgcttctcttgcaatagcagcctaactagacatcaaagggttcacagaggggagaagccatataaatgtctgaagtgtggaaagtgcttccctTACAATAGGAGCCTAATTTCACATCAAAGGTTTCACACAGaggaaaagccatataaatgcctgaagtgtggaaagtgcttctctcagaattccCACCTAactacacatcaaagggttcacacaggggagaagccatataaatgcctggagtgtggaaagtgcttttctcGCAGTAGCCATCTAGCTGTACATCAAAGGcgtcacacaggggaaaaaccatatgaatgctttgagtgtggaaaatgcttctttCAGAATGACAGcctaactagacatcaaaaggttcacacaggggagaaaccatataaatgcctagagtgtggaaagtgcttctctttgaatgggaacctaactaTACATCAAAagcttcacacaggggagaagccatataaatgcatggagtgtggaaagtgcttctctcgcaTTGGCACCCTAACTACACATCTCAGGGTTCACACAGgcgagaagccatataaatgcgtggattgtggaaaatgcttctctcgCACTGACACCCTAAGTACACATCTGAGGCTTCACACAGgcgagaagccatataaatgcctggagtgtggaaagtgcttctctcgcaCTGACACCCTAACTACACATCTGAGGGTTCACAGGGGAGAAGCTACATAA